A region of the Acidimicrobiales bacterium genome:
TCGAGGCGTCCGAGAGCGGAGACTGAAGCCCGGGGTCAGGGGCAGATCCCGGCGGTTACCGAGTTGCCGTTGAACGCGAGGGCCCGCTCACCGCCGCCACATGCCGTGGCGTCCGACACTCCTGTGGCGAACGCGAGGTTCGCGTTCCCGTTGCCCGCCTGAGCGAGGCTCTGGTCGATGGCGATGGCCCGATTGGAGTCCCCGAGACCGGTCGACGCGCTGCTCTGCCCGATGGCTTTCGCATAGGCGTATGCCCCGTCCGCTGTCGCGACGGAGCCGTCCCGTGCGTACGCGGTCGGCGCCGTGCCGTTGCTCTGTGCCGCAGATGTGACAGCGGCGTCGGCCACGGCGCGAGTTCCGGTCGCCGAGGCGGCGCTGTCGTCGAGCGCCGATGCTCGGGACCGCACCCCGTCGGCCGATGCGACCGAAGCGTCCTGCGCTGTGGCGGTCGTCCCGGTTCCCGCTGCGACGGCGCTGCTTCCCGCGTCCGCGGTGGCCGTCGTGCCCTGACCGGAGGTCGCCGCCGACGAGGTGTTCGTCGCCGTGGCGCGGGTGGCGTTGCCGCCGGCGGTGGAGTCCGAGCTGTTCTCGGCTCTGGCGCGGTTGAGAACTCCGACCGCGATCGCCTGGGAGTTGTCGACGGCCGTGGCCTGGCTGAAGTATCCGGATGCGGTGGCCGTCGAGCTCTGGTGGGCGATGGCGACGTTCCCCCACCCGCCGGTCGCTTCGGCCACGGAGCCGTCGCCGGTGGCGACGGCGCGATTACCACGGGTGCTGATGCAGGTGGCGTTGCCGGACTGTTCCTCGAGGACACCGTTGACGCTGCGACACGAGTGGTCCACGGCGCCGGCGGGCGCCGCGGTGGCGAACGTCCACGTCGCTGCCAGAACGGCGAGCATTGCAAGAGTCGAAACGCTTCTTCTACCCGTCAGCATCATCTTCCACCCTCCCGACTTCGGATACACGATGTATAGCACCGGATGTCGGCGGCCGTCCCGGCCCTTCGCCGATCGCGGGGCCGGTCGGGAGTCGCTTCGACTTCCACGGCAGCTCAGCCCTCGACGTGGGCTCGCAGGTTCTCGAGTGTCGTGCGGATGCCGACCTTCGTCCGCTCGACGATCTCGGCGTAGTCCGACTCGGTGAGTCCTTCCAGGGGCGGTGGGAGTCGCTGGACGTCCCAGGCCTCGGTGACGGTGGTGACGCCGGCCGTCTCGTCGAAGCGCCAGGTCCAACGCACGCAGCCGCCGAGTTGGGGACGGGTCACCCATTCGAAGACGACGCCGGGTTCCGCCTCGGTGACCTTGCAGGGGACCGACCACTCGTGCCCGTCCTGTCGGTTCAACCCGGTGAACTCGTCGCCCACGGCGCCGGTCGCTCCATCGTCCCAGTGGACCTCGGCGTTCTGGGGACTCCAGGAACCCATGTGTTCGAGACCCGCGACCAGTCGGTAGAGCTCGTCAGCCGGCGCGGCGATCTCGATGAAGTCGGAGTGGTGCATTCCGTGGACGGTCACCGGAGAAATCTAGCGGCGATCGGGCGCGGTGTCGGCAGGCCGCCGATGTCACCGGTGGCAGGGAAGGGGCTCATGTTCCCGACTGGTCAGCATCCGTCCGCTGCCGCGCCTACCGTCGTGGCATGAATCTCGGATCGGGTGAGCTCATCATCATTCTGCTCGTCGTTCTCCTGGTCTTCGGCGGGGCGAAGCTCCCACAGCTCGCCCGCTCGCTGGGTCAGGCGAAGGTCGAGTTCGAGAAGGGGTCCGTCGAGTCCGACACCCCCTCGACGAGGGCCGAGCCGGCCCCGGACCGGACCACCGGTTCGGATTCCGACTCCGCCTGAGAAGTCGGAACCACCGCAACCACGAGGGGCGCGTCACAGGGTTGCAACAGTGAATTGCCGCTCCGCGCACGGCCGTACCTGATTCGCCATGACGTTGGCGCGATCTGCGTGTCGCGCCGCCTGCGGGCGGTGGGCGCCAGCCCGTTCGACGGGACCGAGCGGAGGGAGGGGGATTCGAACCCCCGGTGACCGAAGCCACACACGCACTCCAGGCGTGCCGAATCGTCCGCTCTCGCATCCCTCCGGACCCGTCGACACGAGGCAAGCCGCGTGGTGACGGAGACGGCCGACAGGGTATCCTCTGAATCCGAGTGCCCGTTCTGGAATGTGACGGTCGGGCCCTGCGCAGCTGAGGCCCGTGAACCGAGTCAGGGCCGGGAGGCAGCAGCTCTCAGCGGAACCCTCGGGGTGCCGCAGATCGCCTGGCCGTCACTTTCGAGGACGGGCACCCCCGCGTCCGGGCTCGCGAGCCTAGAGTGCGAAAGATGGCGCACCAGTCGCTGTACCGCCGCTACCGCCCGGGCACCTTCGCCGACGTCGTCGGCCAGGATCACGTCATCGCGGCCCTGCGCAACGCCGTACGGGACGGCCGGGTCGGCCACGCCTATCTCTTCTCGGGTCCGCGCGGGACCGGCAAGACCTCCACGGCGAGAATCCTCGCCAAGGCGCTCAACTGCGAGAATCCCGTCGACGGGGACCCGGACGGCACCTGCGCGTCGTGCGTGGCCATCACCGCCGGGACCTCCTATGACCTCCACGAGCTCGACGCGGCGTCCAACAACAAGGTCGACGACATCCGCGATCTGATCGCCAAGGTGGCGCTGGGCTCGCCCGGGCGGATGAAGGTCTACATCCTCGACGAGGTCCACATGCTCAGCGGCGGCGCGGAGAACGCGTTGTTGAAGACGCTCGAGGAACCGCCGGACCACGTCGTGTTCGTGCTGGCGACGACCGAACCCCACAAGGTCGTCCCGACCATCCGAAGCCGCACGCAGCACCTCCGGTTCGAGCTGCTCGGTTCCGACCTGTTGGAGGCTCACGTCAGGGCAGTCGCCGACGATGCCGGACTGGGTGTGACCGACGCCGACGTCGCCTATGTCCTGCGGGCCGGCGGCGGCTCGGTGCGCGACACGCTCTCGGCGCTCGACGAGGTGGTCGCCTCCGGTGGCGCCCCCGACGACATCGAAGCCATCGAGGAGGTCGTCGACGCCATAGCCGGAGCTGACACGGGCCGGGCCCTCGCCGGCGTACAGGCCGCGCTCGTCGCCGGCCGTGACCCGCGCGTCATCGCAGAACAGTGCATGAGCCGTCTGCGCGACGCCTTCCTCGTCGAGATGGGCGGGATCGTCGACCACGTCTCCGAAGCGGAACTCACCCGGGCGAGGTCCCGCGCCGAAGCACTGGGCGCGCCCGGCCTGACCAGGGCACTCGAGACGCTCGGAACCGCCGCCGTGGACATGCGCCAGGCCCCCGATCCCCGGGTGGACATCGAACTCGCCCTCGTGCGCCTGACGCGCCCGCAGATGAGCGGCGACCTCGCCGGTCTGACCGCCCGGGTGGAACGTCTCGAAGCCGGTTCGCCACCGGCCGGCTCCCCGCCGGCTGCATCTCCGAAGAACGACGCCGTACCTCCGGCTGAGGACGCCGCCC
Encoded here:
- a CDS encoding SRPBCC family protein; translated protein: MTVHGMHHSDFIEIAAPADELYRLVAGLEHMGSWSPQNAEVHWDDGATGAVGDEFTGLNRQDGHEWSVPCKVTEAEPGVVFEWVTRPQLGGCVRWTWRFDETAGVTTVTEAWDVQRLPPPLEGLTESDYAEIVERTKVGIRTTLENLRAHVEG
- a CDS encoding twin-arginine translocase TatA/TatE family subunit — its product is MNLGSGELIIILLVVLLVFGGAKLPQLARSLGQAKVEFEKGSVESDTPSTRAEPAPDRTTGSDSDSA
- the dnaX gene encoding DNA polymerase III subunit gamma/tau, with the translated sequence MAHQSLYRRYRPGTFADVVGQDHVIAALRNAVRDGRVGHAYLFSGPRGTGKTSTARILAKALNCENPVDGDPDGTCASCVAITAGTSYDLHELDAASNNKVDDIRDLIAKVALGSPGRMKVYILDEVHMLSGGAENALLKTLEEPPDHVVFVLATTEPHKVVPTIRSRTQHLRFELLGSDLLEAHVRAVADDAGLGVTDADVAYVLRAGGGSVRDTLSALDEVVASGGAPDDIEAIEEVVDAIAGADTGRALAGVQAALVAGRDPRVIAEQCMSRLRDAFLVEMGGIVDHVSEAELTRARSRAEALGAPGLTRALETLGTAAVDMRQAPDPRVDIELALVRLTRPQMSGDLAGLTARVERLEAGSPPAGSPPAASPKNDAVPPAEDAAPPAPSPDSGRRLRPADAARARLGAKAPAPPPTEERPAAPPEPAPEPEPAPPPATSSESAAAADVHPQPAQPMSAAAAAEGRPTRDDVALAWGDVVLPSLPPKVRSRFAGGRFLPDDGDTIVFGLPNAIHRDRCEDVRADVDEALAAHFGQAVPLRLEVDDGSTPRPGSPDGPSPDDDGDDDNIDVADLVDAPAAERSGLETLTKTFPGAEILDPDET